The following are encoded together in the Kribbella voronezhensis genome:
- a CDS encoding GrpB family protein — protein MSSIVIVRPDETWPAQYEKTAETVHGILGSTAVRVDHIGSTSVPGLPAKDILDIQATVATEPDLDEAAQLLVAADWELRPPRRDHPVPGLPGDEGQWVKRIVVEPMYRRRVNLHIRVDGRANQRYALLFRDYLRAHPDTAAAYGEFKRRAASLPFDGVGDYADLKDPVCDLIYLPAEEWATRTGWSA, from the coding sequence ATGAGCTCGATCGTGATCGTCCGGCCGGACGAGACCTGGCCGGCGCAGTACGAGAAGACCGCTGAGACCGTCCACGGGATCCTCGGCAGTACTGCGGTCCGCGTGGACCACATCGGCTCGACCTCCGTGCCGGGGCTTCCGGCCAAGGACATCCTCGACATCCAGGCGACGGTGGCCACCGAGCCCGACCTGGATGAGGCAGCGCAGTTGCTGGTGGCAGCCGACTGGGAGCTACGCCCGCCACGTCGCGACCACCCGGTGCCGGGTCTGCCCGGCGACGAAGGCCAGTGGGTGAAGCGGATCGTGGTCGAGCCCATGTACCGGCGCCGGGTGAACCTGCACATCCGTGTGGACGGCCGCGCCAACCAGCGGTACGCGCTGCTGTTCCGCGACTATCTACGGGCTCACCCCGACACAGCCGCGGCGTACGGCGAGTTCAAGCGCAGAGCAGCGTCGTTGCCGTTCGACGGTGTCGGCGACTATGCCGATCTGAAGGACCCGGTCTGCGATCTGATCTACCTACCCGCCGAGGAGTGGGCTACGAGGACCGGCTGGTCCGCCTGA